The following proteins are encoded in a genomic region of Rhizobium sp. CCGE531:
- a CDS encoding ATP-binding protein, producing MLKLGLVARIIMIVAVALFVIQLAAFAAAQLKPDTPFNPELSPAMQVKTAIRLLDAVPPEAQPIAVRALNANGLAIRLADAPVPGKKNETSDLTLTDKLAREFANIALGNRYFNMRSLSERPQGWFSVGAPDRIMEVSIGVAGGKIAVFNLPDTPTVRLRGIPVGLIAGILGMLVAVIAIVAVARETRPLTRLSRTVNSIGNGLQPVHIPERGACELRMLIKAINAMQLRIAALVNNRTLILGAISHDLRTYLTRFRLRMEMMPDTPHRDRAIADIEAMQRLVEDALGFARSTVVSDGKTIVDLDAAIRGHLAERQDGLGLVAFAPFGQPIAVTMTETALVRVLDNLMDNALRYGGRADIVAERRGDQTAIIVGDRGPGIPADRRKEVLEPFVRLEESRNRDLGGSGLGLAIVRQIVDAHGGALCLEDRQGGGLDAVVLLPLAVVERKAA from the coding sequence ATGCTGAAACTCGGTCTCGTCGCCCGCATCATCATGATCGTCGCCGTGGCATTGTTCGTCATACAGCTCGCGGCTTTCGCCGCCGCCCAGCTGAAGCCGGATACGCCCTTCAATCCGGAGCTGTCGCCGGCCATGCAGGTCAAGACGGCGATCCGTCTTCTCGATGCCGTTCCGCCCGAGGCGCAGCCGATCGCCGTGCGGGCGCTGAATGCCAATGGCCTGGCGATCCGGCTCGCCGATGCGCCGGTGCCCGGTAAGAAGAACGAGACCTCGGACCTGACCCTCACCGACAAGCTGGCACGAGAATTCGCCAATATCGCCTTGGGCAACCGCTACTTCAATATGCGCTCGCTGTCGGAAAGGCCGCAGGGTTGGTTCTCGGTCGGTGCGCCGGACCGGATCATGGAAGTGTCGATCGGCGTCGCAGGCGGCAAGATCGCGGTCTTCAACCTCCCCGATACGCCGACCGTGCGATTGCGCGGAATTCCCGTCGGCCTTATCGCGGGCATCCTCGGCATGCTGGTCGCGGTCATCGCCATTGTCGCGGTGGCGCGGGAAACCCGCCCCTTGACGCGCTTGTCCCGTACCGTCAACTCGATCGGCAATGGATTGCAGCCGGTTCATATCCCGGAAAGGGGAGCCTGCGAGCTGCGTATGCTGATCAAGGCGATCAACGCCATGCAGCTGCGCATCGCCGCTTTGGTCAATAACCGGACCCTGATCCTCGGAGCGATCTCGCATGACCTCAGGACCTATCTCACCCGCTTCCGCCTGCGCATGGAAATGATGCCCGACACACCGCATCGTGATCGGGCGATTGCCGATATCGAGGCCATGCAGCGGCTGGTGGAGGATGCTCTCGGCTTTGCCCGCAGCACCGTCGTTTCGGATGGCAAGACCATTGTCGATCTCGATGCAGCCATTCGCGGCCATCTGGCGGAGCGCCAGGATGGGCTGGGTCTCGTCGCCTTCGCGCCGTTCGGGCAGCCGATCGCGGTGACGATGACGGAGACCGCCCTGGTGCGCGTGTTGGACAATCTCATGGACAATGCGCTGCGCTACGGTGGCCGCGCCGATATCGTCGCCGAACGTCGTGGAGATCAGACCGCCATCATCGTCGGCGACCGCGGGCCGGGCATCCCGGCGGACCGGCGCAAGGAAGTGCTTGAACCCTTTGTGCGGTTGGAAGAATCGCGCAACCGCGATCTCGGCGGCAGCGGTCTGGGCCTTGCGATCGTTCGCCAGATTGTCGATGCGCATGGCGGCGCGCTCTGCCTCGAGGATCGCCAAGGAGGCGGGCTGGATGCCGTTGTCCTATTGCCGCTGGCGGTGGTGGAAAGGAAAGCAGCCTGA